The Sebaldella sp. S0638 DNA segment TATAAAATATTATAAATACATAAAATGAAATTATAGAAGGAGAAAGTATGCTGGATTTTAGACATGAAACATTTCTTGCATTATGCAGAATAGGAAATTATACTAAAACAGCCGAATTTTTACATATAACACAGCCGGCAGTAACACAGCACATAAAATTTCTGGAAAATTACTATGATGTAAAACTTTTTAATTATGAGAAAAAAAATCTGTCTCTTACAAGAGAAGGAAAACTTTTGTATGACTATGCGATGACTATGAGTGCTGATAATAAAAAAATAAGGGATATCCTTGCTGAAAAGGACACAGAGAGTATTTCGGTATCATTTGGTACTACGCTTACAGTGGGGGAATATGTGATGCCCGGCATACTTAGGAAGCTGCTCTGTAAATATCCCGGCTCTTCTGTTACTATGTCTGTGGAAAATACTAAAGTTTTACTGGAAAAATTAAAAAACGGCGAGATAAATTTCGTAATTCTGGAAGGATTTTTTGAGAAAACAAAATATGATTCTGTTACATTTTCCGAAGAGGAATTCGTGGCGGTTTGTTCTCCTGATTCAGGGCTGAAAAATAAACAGGT contains these protein-coding regions:
- a CDS encoding LysR family transcriptional regulator, coding for MLDFRHETFLALCRIGNYTKTAEFLHITQPAVTQHIKFLENYYDVKLFNYEKKNLSLTREGKLLYDYAMTMSADNKKIRDILAEKDTESISVSFGTTLTVGEYVMPGILRKLLCKYPGSSVTMSVENTKVLLEKLKNGEINFVILEGFFEKTKYDSVTFSEEEFVAVCSPDSGLKNKQVTLKEILGERIILREKGSGTRDIFEQILYRHNLGIQNFTKKCEIGNINVIKELVKKNLGITFLYKAAVEKELAEKKLSRINITGFSEQYEFNFVFLKDSIYKKEYLKWYKLLKSFR